The Sphaerospermopsis torques-reginae ITEP-024 genome has a window encoding:
- a CDS encoding Hpt domain-containing protein encodes MPEMDGLTATRQICQEWPISSRPWIIAMTANAMQGDREKCLEAGMNDYTTKPIRIDDLTNALSNCQKQGVNNTEIFENMSNNIFDASALEELKDIICNNDSEQFIEIIQCYLEDTPQRLQSIQDAITQGDAKTLQLEAHALKSSSAIVGAKTLSQFCKDLEDSGRNKNLAEAPSKLSKAMTEYQRVEAALQLECK; translated from the coding sequence ATGCCAGAAATGGATGGATTGACAGCAACTCGGCAAATTTGTCAGGAATGGCCAATATCTTCTCGTCCTTGGATTATTGCCATGACTGCTAATGCTATGCAAGGAGATCGGGAAAAATGCCTGGAAGCGGGGATGAATGACTACACTACAAAACCAATTAGAATTGATGATTTAACAAACGCTTTAAGTAATTGTCAAAAACAAGGTGTGAATAATACTGAAATTTTTGAAAATATGTCTAATAATATATTTGATGCTTCCGCTTTAGAAGAACTGAAAGACATTATTTGCAATAATGACTCAGAACAATTTATAGAAATAATACAATGTTATTTAGAAGATACGCCTCAGCGTTTGCAGTCGATTCAGGATGCTATTACTCAAGGAGATGCAAAAACACTACAGTTAGAAGCTCATGCTCTCAAATCTAGTAGTGCTATTGTCGGTGCTAAGACTTTATCTCAATTTTGTAAAGATTTAGAAGATTCTGGTCGTAATAAAAACTTAGCAGAAGCCCCATCAAAATTATCCAAAGCAATGACAGAATATCAAAGAGTTGAAGCAGCTTTACAGCTAGAATGTAAGTAA
- the dusB gene encoding tRNA dihydrouridine synthase DusB has product MLSLSPTLQARLSQPLKIGSFEVKSRVLQSPLSGVTDLVFRRLVRRYAPESMMYTEMVNATGLHYVKQLPKIMEVDPNERPISIQLFDCRPDFLAEAAIKAVEEGADTVDINMGCPVNKITKNGGGSSLLRQPEVAEAIVREVVKAVDVPVTVKTRIGWNDKEITILDFAKRMEDAGAKMITVHGRTRAQGYNGNARWEWIAKVKEILSIPVIGNGDIFSVEAAVRCLEETGADGVMCSRGTLGYPFLVGEVDHFLKTGELLPAPTPIQRLECAREHLYALWEYKGDRGVRQARKHMTWYAKGFTGAADLRGQLSLVETVQQGLDLIDKAIEKLSSGYEPEEEPANFAVV; this is encoded by the coding sequence ATGCTTTCACTGTCCCCCACTCTTCAAGCTCGACTTTCCCAACCTTTAAAAATCGGCTCATTTGAAGTTAAAAGCCGGGTGTTACAATCACCATTATCCGGGGTGACAGATTTGGTATTTCGGCGTTTAGTGCGTCGTTATGCACCAGAATCAATGATGTATACAGAAATGGTCAACGCTACGGGGTTACATTATGTTAAACAACTACCAAAAATTATGGAGGTAGACCCCAACGAACGCCCTATTAGTATTCAATTATTTGATTGTCGTCCCGATTTTTTAGCAGAAGCAGCAATAAAAGCAGTAGAAGAAGGTGCGGATACTGTTGATATTAATATGGGTTGTCCAGTGAATAAAATCACTAAAAATGGTGGTGGTTCTTCTTTGTTGCGACAACCAGAAGTAGCTGAAGCTATTGTGAGGGAAGTTGTCAAAGCGGTTGATGTTCCCGTAACTGTGAAAACCCGCATCGGTTGGAATGATAAAGAAATTACCATTCTTGATTTTGCTAAAAGAATGGAAGATGCAGGGGCAAAAATGATTACAGTACATGGTAGAACCCGCGCCCAAGGTTACAATGGTAACGCCCGTTGGGAATGGATAGCCAAGGTAAAAGAAATCTTATCTATTCCTGTAATTGGAAATGGGGATATTTTCTCAGTTGAAGCGGCGGTAAGATGTTTAGAAGAAACCGGTGCAGATGGGGTGATGTGTTCTCGCGGTACTTTAGGTTATCCGTTTTTAGTCGGTGAAGTTGACCATTTCTTAAAGACTGGGGAATTATTACCAGCACCAACTCCTATTCAACGTTTAGAATGTGCCAGAGAACATCTTTATGCTTTATGGGAATATAAAGGCGATCGCGGAGTCCGTCAAGCTCGTAAACACATGACCTGGTATGCTAAAGGTTTCACGGGTGCAGCAGACTTGCGCGGACAGTTAAGCTTAGTAGAAACCGTGCAGCAAGGTTTAGATTTAATTGACAAAGCAATAGAAAAACTTTCCTCCGGTTATGAACCAGAGGAAGAACCAGCAAACTTCGCAGTAGTTTGA
- the dnaK gene encoding molecular chaperone DnaK produces the protein MAKVVGIDLGTTNSCVAVMEGGKPTVIANAEGFRTTPSVVAFAKNGDNLVGQIAKRQAVMNPENTFYSVKRFIGRRFDEVTNEATEVSYKVLSSSGNVKLDSPGAGKQFAPEEISAKVLRKLVEDASKYLGETVTQAVITVPAYFNDSQRQATKDAGKIAGIEVLRIINEPTAASLAYGFDKKSNETILVFDLGGGTFDVSVLEVGDGVFEVLATSGDTHLGGDDFDKKIVDFLAEQFKKAEGIDLRKDKQALQRLTEAAEKAKIELSSVTQAEINLPFITATQDGPKHLDTTLTRATFEELCSDLIDRCRIPVENALRDAKLNKSNIDEVVLVGGSTRIPAVQEVVKKVLGKDPNQSVNPDEVVAVGAAIQAGVLAGDVTGILLLDVTPLSLGVETLGGVMTKIIPRNTTIPTKKSEVFSTAVDGQTNVEIHVLQGEREFANDNKSLGTFRLDGIPPAPRGVPQIEVTFDIDANGILNVTAKDKGTGKEQSISITGASTLDKNDVERMVQEAERNASADKERREKIERKNQADSLAYQAEKQLEELGDKVPEADKTKVQGLVKDLREAVAKEDDEQIQKLTPELQQALFAVGSNIYQQAGGGAAPGAEGPGAGGGSTPPSGGGDDVIDADFTESK, from the coding sequence ATGGCAAAAGTAGTAGGAATTGACTTAGGTACAACTAACTCTTGCGTAGCAGTGATGGAAGGTGGTAAACCCACTGTAATTGCTAACGCTGAAGGTTTTAGAACCACTCCATCTGTTGTGGCGTTTGCGAAAAATGGTGATAATTTAGTAGGTCAAATCGCTAAACGTCAAGCGGTGATGAACCCCGAAAATACTTTTTATTCTGTAAAACGCTTTATCGGTCGCCGTTTTGACGAAGTTACTAACGAAGCTACAGAAGTTTCTTATAAAGTTCTCAGCAGCAGTGGTAACGTTAAACTAGATTCTCCCGGTGCTGGTAAACAGTTTGCACCAGAAGAAATTTCTGCTAAGGTTCTCCGTAAACTGGTAGAAGACGCTAGTAAATATCTGGGTGAAACCGTTACCCAAGCAGTTATTACCGTTCCTGCATACTTTAACGACTCCCAACGTCAAGCAACCAAAGACGCTGGTAAAATCGCTGGTATTGAAGTATTACGGATTATCAACGAACCTACCGCCGCTTCTCTAGCTTATGGTTTTGATAAAAAGAGCAACGAAACCATCCTCGTATTTGACCTTGGTGGTGGTACATTCGACGTATCTGTATTAGAAGTTGGTGATGGTGTATTTGAAGTATTAGCAACCTCTGGTGATACCCACCTTGGTGGTGACGACTTCGATAAAAAAATAGTTGACTTCTTAGCAGAACAATTCAAAAAAGCAGAAGGTATTGACCTCCGCAAAGATAAACAAGCTTTACAACGTCTGACTGAAGCTGCGGAAAAAGCCAAAATTGAACTTTCTAGTGTTACCCAAGCGGAAATTAACCTTCCCTTCATCACTGCTACTCAGGATGGTCCAAAACACCTAGATACTACTTTAACTCGTGCAACTTTTGAAGAACTTTGTTCTGATTTAATTGACCGTTGTCGTATCCCTGTAGAAAATGCTCTCAGAGATGCCAAGTTAAATAAGAGCAATATTGATGAAGTTGTCTTAGTTGGTGGTTCTACCCGTATTCCCGCAGTTCAGGAAGTAGTTAAAAAGGTTCTAGGTAAAGACCCTAACCAAAGCGTGAACCCTGATGAAGTGGTAGCTGTGGGTGCTGCTATTCAAGCGGGTGTACTTGCTGGTGATGTGACTGGTATCTTGTTGTTAGACGTAACTCCTCTATCCTTGGGTGTGGAAACCTTGGGTGGAGTAATGACCAAGATTATTCCTCGTAACACAACAATTCCTACCAAAAAATCTGAGGTATTCTCCACTGCGGTTGATGGTCAAACTAATGTAGAAATTCATGTTCTGCAAGGTGAACGGGAATTTGCTAACGATAACAAGAGTTTGGGAACTTTCCGTTTAGATGGTATTCCTCCTGCTCCTCGTGGTGTTCCTCAAATTGAAGTTACCTTTGACATTGACGCTAACGGTATCCTGAACGTTACAGCGAAAGATAAGGGAACTGGTAAGGAACAGTCAATTAGTATTACTGGTGCTTCCACTTTGGATAAAAATGATGTGGAACGCATGGTACAGGAAGCTGAACGTAACGCCTCTGCGGACAAAGAACGTCGTGAGAAGATTGAACGTAAAAACCAAGCTGACTCCTTAGCTTACCAAGCTGAAAAGCAATTGGAAGAATTAGGTGATAAAGTTCCTGAAGCTGATAAAACCAAGGTTCAAGGTTTGGTGAAAGATTTGCGGGAAGCAGTAGCGAAGGAAGATGATGAGCAAATTCAAAAACTCACACCAGAATTGCAACAAGCATTATTTGCAGTAGGTAGCAACATCTATCAACAAGCTGGTGGTGGTGCTGCTCCTGGTGCTGAAGGTCCCGGTGCTGGTGGTGGTTCTACTCCTCCTTCCGGTGGTGGTGATGATGTAATTGATGCTGATTTTACTGAGAGTAAGTAA
- a CDS encoding Rpn family recombination-promoting nuclease/putative transposase — protein MKTDSIFYRLFQEFPSIFFELIGNQPQTAAAYKFSSVEIKQTAFRIDGVFLPITDQDAQNPIYFLEVQFQDDEKIYYRLFSEVFLYLRQYQPQNSWRGVVIYPSRSLDTADTQHYSEFFTSQRVSRIYLDELGESASLPIGIATIKLIIEDENKAITTGKELINRTKQEINNDKQQQLLELLETILVYKFPRMSRKEIEAMFSLSDLKQTKVYQEGREEGREEGREEGREEGSLEAKLEAVPRLLALKLTVEQIAQALNLTVDTVQKIAEGNRE, from the coding sequence GTGAAAACTGACAGCATATTTTACCGACTTTTTCAAGAGTTTCCGAGTATATTTTTTGAGTTAATTGGCAACCAACCGCAAACCGCAGCGGCCTATAAATTCTCATCTGTGGAAATTAAGCAAACAGCTTTTCGCATAGATGGGGTTTTTCTACCAATAACAGATCAAGATGCACAAAACCCGATTTATTTTTTGGAAGTGCAGTTTCAAGACGACGAAAAAATTTATTACCGTCTATTCTCGGAAGTTTTTTTATACCTACGGCAATATCAACCTCAAAATTCTTGGAGGGGGGTTGTTATTTATCCCAGTCGCAGTTTAGATACAGCAGATACCCAACATTACAGTGAATTTTTCACCAGTCAGCGTGTCAGCCGAATTTATCTAGATGAACTGGGTGAAAGTGCATCTTTACCCATTGGTATTGCTACGATAAAATTAATTATCGAAGATGAAAACAAAGCAATTACCACAGGTAAAGAGTTAATCAACAGAACCAAGCAAGAAATCAATAATGACAAACAACAACAGTTGTTAGAATTATTAGAAACTATCTTGGTTTACAAGTTTCCTAGAATGAGTAGAAAGGAGATTGAAGCTATGTTTAGTCTAAGTGATTTGAAACAAACAAAGGTTTATCAAGAAGGACGTGAAGAAGGACGTGAAGAAGGAAGAGAAGAAGGAAGAGAAGAAGGGAGTTTGGAAGCAAAATTAGAAGCTGTTCCCAGATTATTAGCTTTAAAATTAACGGTGGAACAAATCGCCCAGGCTTTAAATTTAACAGTTGACACTGTACAAAAAATTGCTGAAGGGAATAGGGAATAG
- the arsC gene encoding arsenate reductase, glutathione/glutaredoxin type — protein MKKIMFICKHNSRRSQMAEGFAKVLGEGKIEVYSSGLAASEVDPITVQVMSEIGIDISNQTSKALNNFHTEDFDAVISLCGCGVNLPQEWLLRNVFADWQLDDPQGENIDTFRRIRDEVKERVIKLIADLN, from the coding sequence ATGAAAAAAATCATGTTTATCTGTAAACATAACTCCCGTCGTTCCCAAATGGCGGAAGGTTTTGCTAAGGTTTTAGGAGAAGGAAAAATAGAAGTTTATAGTTCTGGTTTAGCAGCAAGTGAAGTTGATCCGATTACTGTACAAGTAATGTCAGAAATAGGCATTGATATTAGTAATCAAACTTCTAAAGCGTTAAATAATTTCCACACAGAAGATTTTGATGCAGTGATTTCTTTATGTGGTTGTGGGGTAAATTTACCCCAGGAATGGTTATTAAGAAATGTGTTTGCAGATTGGCAATTAGATGATCCTCAAGGTGAAAATATTGATACTTTTCGGCGTATCAGAGATGAGGTGAAAGAAAGGGTAATTAAATTAATTGCAGATTTGAATTAA
- the arsB gene encoding ACR3 family arsenite efflux transporter has product MNLHHGENITPIKAKSNLSFFEKYLTVWVFICILVGIGLGRLFPGIAVTLDAISIYQVSIPIAICLFFMMYPIMVKIDFTQAVNALRAPKPVILTLVMNWLIKPFTMVVFSQFFLGWLFKPLITGTEIIRGSEISLANSYIAGTILLGIAPCTAMVLMWGYLSYGNQGHTLVMVAVNSLTMLFLYAPLGRWLLAANDLTVPWQTIVLSVLIYVGLPLAAGMYSRYWIFKYKGKEWFERQFLKYLSPVTISALLITLVLLFAFKGELIVKNPLHILLIAVPLFIQTNFIFLISYVAALKLNISYEDAAPAALIGASNHFEVAIATAVMLFGLNSGAALATVVGVLIEVPVMLMLVEFCKRTAAWFPREPEKATLPDPRCFHSS; this is encoded by the coding sequence ATGAATCTACATCACGGAGAAAATATAACTCCAATTAAAGCTAAAAGCAATCTGAGTTTTTTTGAAAAATACCTCACTGTTTGGGTGTTTATTTGTATCTTAGTAGGAATTGGTTTAGGTCGTTTATTTCCAGGTATTGCTGTCACCCTGGACGCTATTAGTATTTATCAAGTTTCTATTCCTATTGCTATTTGTTTATTTTTTATGATGTATCCCATCATGGTGAAAATAGACTTCACCCAAGCTGTAAATGCCCTGCGTGCGCCAAAACCTGTAATTCTTACTTTAGTCATGAATTGGTTAATTAAACCATTCACAATGGTAGTATTTTCTCAGTTCTTTTTAGGTTGGTTATTTAAACCATTAATTACAGGTACAGAAATAATTAGAGGTAGTGAAATTAGTTTAGCTAATTCCTACATAGCTGGTACGATTTTATTAGGAATTGCGCCTTGTACCGCAATGGTTTTAATGTGGGGATATCTTTCCTATGGTAATCAAGGTCATACATTAGTTATGGTAGCAGTTAATTCTTTAACTATGCTATTTTTATATGCTCCCTTGGGACGATGGTTACTAGCAGCAAATGATTTAACAGTACCTTGGCAAACTATTGTTTTATCGGTGTTAATTTATGTTGGTTTACCTTTAGCAGCAGGAATGTATAGCCGTTATTGGATTTTTAAATATAAAGGTAAAGAATGGTTTGAAAGACAATTTTTAAAATATCTTTCTCCTGTGACAATTTCAGCTTTATTAATTACTTTAGTTTTGCTATTTGCTTTCAAAGGAGAATTAATTGTTAAAAATCCTTTGCATATTTTATTAATAGCTGTTCCTTTGTTTATCCAAACTAATTTCATTTTTTTAATTAGTTATGTAGCAGCATTAAAATTAAATATATCCTATGAAGATGCAGCGCCAGCAGCTTTAATTGGTGCTAGTAATCATTTTGAAGTTGCGATCGCCACAGCAGTCATGTTATTTGGTTTAAATTCTGGTGCAGCACTAGCAACGGTGGTAGGGGTTTTAATTGAAGTTCCGGTAATGTTGATGTTAGTAGAATTTTGTAAACGTACAGCAGCATGGTTTCCCAGAGAACCGGAAAAAGCAACTTTACCAGATCCACGTTGTTTTCATTCTTCCTAG
- the arsJ gene encoding organoarsenical effux MFS transporter ArsJ, with product MASTTGSGGNLRDYALVTLAYWGFTVTDGALRMLVLLYFNKIGYTPLQIAFLFMFYEVFGIVTNFLGGWIGSQFGLKVTLYSGIGLQVFSLVMLSFLNPEWVQWFAVFYVMVAQAFSGIAKDLTKMSSKSAIRLVVPQDAQSSLFKWVAVLTGSKNALKGVGFFVGSALLSVFGFVNALLIMAGGLFLIMFTGLLLPKGMGKIKKKVKFSQLFSKSQEINILSAARFFLFGSRDVWFVVGLPVFLREVLGWSFYQVGGFLACWVIGYGIVQFLAPNLLQKFGSGRPPESKTIQFWTFTLTAVPCAIALALQINLPANIVIISGLLLFGVVFAFNSAVHSYLVLAFTDDDKVALNVGFYYMANSGGRLAGTVLSGLVYQLFGLVGCLWTSMFFVLAAALVSLKLPNPQPSKNIAWKGGDGE from the coding sequence ATGGCTTCTACTACTGGTTCGGGTGGAAATTTAAGAGATTATGCTTTAGTAACCCTGGCTTATTGGGGGTTTACTGTTACTGATGGTGCTTTGCGGATGTTGGTTTTATTGTACTTCAATAAAATCGGTTATACGCCTTTACAAATTGCATTTTTATTTATGTTTTACGAGGTTTTTGGAATTGTTACTAATTTTTTAGGTGGTTGGATAGGTTCACAATTTGGATTGAAAGTTACTCTTTATAGTGGTATAGGTTTACAGGTTTTTTCTTTGGTAATGTTGTCTTTTTTAAATCCTGAGTGGGTGCAATGGTTTGCAGTTTTTTATGTGATGGTAGCCCAGGCATTTTCAGGTATTGCTAAAGATTTAACTAAGATGAGTTCTAAAAGTGCCATCCGTTTGGTTGTTCCCCAAGATGCCCAGTCTTCTTTGTTTAAATGGGTGGCAGTTTTAACGGGTTCTAAAAATGCTTTAAAAGGCGTTGGTTTTTTTGTTGGTAGTGCTTTGTTATCTGTATTTGGTTTTGTCAATGCTTTGTTAATTATGGCTGGTGGACTATTTTTAATTATGTTCACTGGTTTATTATTACCCAAGGGAATGGGCAAAATTAAAAAGAAAGTTAAATTTAGTCAACTGTTTTCTAAAAGTCAGGAAATTAATATTTTATCTGCGGCTAGATTCTTTTTATTTGGTTCGCGGGATGTGTGGTTTGTGGTGGGTTTACCTGTGTTTTTACGTGAGGTTTTAGGTTGGTCTTTTTATCAAGTAGGTGGGTTTTTAGCTTGTTGGGTAATTGGCTATGGAATTGTGCAATTTTTAGCACCTAATTTATTACAAAAATTCGGTTCTGGTCGTCCACCGGAATCTAAAACTATTCAATTTTGGACATTTACTTTAACTGCTGTTCCTTGTGCGATCGCCCTTGCTCTACAAATCAATTTACCTGCTAATATAGTTATTATTAGCGGACTACTTTTATTTGGTGTGGTATTTGCCTTTAATTCCGCAGTTCATTCTTACCTGGTTTTGGCATTTACTGATGATGATAAAGTAGCCTTAAACGTTGGTTTCTATTATATGGCTAACTCCGGTGGTCGTCTTGCTGGTACTGTATTATCTGGTTTAGTTTATCAGTTATTTGGTTTGGTCGGTTGTCTGTGGACATCCATGTTTTTTGTCTTAGCAGCAGCTTTAGTTTCTTTGAAGTTACCTAACCCCCAACCTAGTAAAAATATTGCTTGGAAAGGTGGAGATGGAGAATAG
- a CDS encoding ArsJ-associated glyceraldehyde-3-phosphate dehydrogenase: MTIRVGINGFGRMGRLAVRAAWDWKEIEFVHINELKGGAVTAAHLLKFDSVHGRWEKEVEAGENRVVIDSKPLTFSEYSQPGEVPWEEFGVDIVLECSGKFRTPETLNPYFNRGVQKVIVAAPVKAEALNIVMGVNDYLYKPEEHHLLTAASCTTNCLAPVVKVIHEGLGIKHGIITTIHDNTNTQTIVDAPHKDLRRARATNLSLIPTSTGSATAIGLIYPELNGKLNGLAVRVPLLNASLTDCVFEVVRPTTIAEINGLLKAASEQEPLKGLLGYEERPLVSIDYKDDPRSSIIDALSTMVVDETQVKILAWYDNEWGYANRMAELAKKVALSLQK, translated from the coding sequence ATGACAATTCGTGTAGGAATTAATGGTTTTGGACGCATGGGACGTTTAGCAGTTCGTGCTGCTTGGGATTGGAAAGAAATAGAATTTGTACATATAAATGAACTTAAAGGTGGTGCAGTAACAGCAGCGCATTTACTCAAATTTGATTCCGTACATGGACGCTGGGAAAAAGAAGTTGAAGCTGGAGAAAACCGAGTAGTTATTGATAGTAAACCCTTAACTTTTAGCGAATATTCCCAACCTGGTGAAGTTCCTTGGGAAGAATTTGGAGTTGATATTGTTTTGGAATGTTCAGGAAAGTTTAGAACTCCAGAAACTCTTAACCCTTATTTTAATAGGGGTGTACAAAAAGTAATTGTTGCCGCACCAGTAAAAGCAGAGGCGTTAAATATTGTCATGGGGGTAAATGATTATTTATATAAACCTGAAGAACATCATTTATTAACAGCAGCTTCTTGTACTACCAACTGTTTAGCCCCAGTAGTAAAAGTAATTCATGAAGGCTTAGGAATTAAGCATGGAATTATTACCACAATTCATGATAATACTAACACTCAAACTATAGTTGATGCACCTCATAAAGATTTGCGTCGTGCCAGGGCAACAAATCTTTCATTAATTCCTACATCTACTGGTTCAGCTACAGCTATCGGTTTAATTTATCCAGAATTAAATGGTAAATTGAATGGTTTAGCTGTGCGTGTTCCTTTGTTGAATGCTTCCTTAACAGATTGTGTTTTTGAAGTTGTTAGACCGACAACTATAGCAGAAATTAATGGTTTATTAAAAGCCGCTTCGGAACAAGAACCATTAAAGGGACTTTTGGGTTATGAAGAACGTCCTTTAGTATCAATTGACTATAAAGATGATCCTCGTTCTTCCATTATTGATGCCCTTTCTACAATGGTTGTTGATGAAACTCAGGTGAAAATTTTGGCTTGGTATGACAATGAATGGGGTTATGCTAACCGTATGGCGGAATTAGCTAAAAAAGTGGCTTTAAGTTTGCAGAAATAA
- a CDS encoding PstS family phosphate ABC transporter substrate-binding protein, whose translation MLALASSCTSTSDSSSNIQQSPQTATAATSGTVSIIKIDGSSTVYPITQAIAKEFIANTKNNSQVQVNISGTGGGFEKFCDGKTDINNASRPISQAEMAMCNKNGIKYIELPIAFDALTIAVHPQNDWVKDITVAELKKIWQPAAEGKITKWNQIRSSWPDRPLNLYGAGKKSGTFDYFTEAIVGQEKASRNDYTASEDDDVLVESINKDPNALGYFGYAYYEKNQDKLKVVAVNNGKGAILPSQETVAKSKYQPLSRPLFIYVNLWSSQNRGEIYKFVDFYLQKAPKIVNSVGSVPLSEEAYKIDYVHLHNGKAGTVFAGKSQFDLTLGELLRKQKEF comes from the coding sequence ATGTTAGCATTAGCCAGCAGTTGTACCAGTACATCTGACAGTTCCAGCAATATTCAGCAGTCACCACAAACCGCAACAGCCGCTACTTCCGGGACTGTATCAATCATCAAAATTGATGGTTCAAGTACAGTATATCCCATTACCCAGGCGATCGCCAAAGAATTTATAGCCAACACCAAAAACAACAGCCAAGTACAAGTAAACATTTCCGGTACTGGGGGAGGGTTTGAAAAATTCTGTGATGGGAAAACAGATATAAATAATGCCTCTCGACCAATTTCTCAAGCGGAGATGGCAATGTGTAATAAGAATGGCATCAAATACATAGAATTACCGATTGCCTTTGATGCTTTAACCATTGCCGTACATCCGCAAAATGATTGGGTAAAAGATATTACAGTAGCAGAACTGAAAAAAATATGGCAACCTGCGGCTGAAGGAAAAATTACCAAATGGAATCAAATACGTAGTTCTTGGCCAGATCGTCCTCTGAATTTATACGGTGCTGGTAAAAAATCTGGTACATTTGACTACTTCACAGAAGCCATAGTAGGTCAAGAAAAAGCCAGTCGCAATGACTACACAGCAAGCGAAGACGACGATGTTTTAGTAGAAAGCATCAATAAAGATCCCAACGCCTTGGGTTATTTTGGTTACGCATACTATGAAAAAAACCAAGACAAATTAAAAGTCGTAGCTGTTAATAACGGTAAAGGGGCAATTTTACCATCACAAGAAACAGTAGCAAAATCCAAATATCAACCACTATCTCGACCTTTATTTATATATGTGAATTTGTGGTCTAGTCAAAACCGAGGAGAGATTTATAAATTTGTAGATTTCTATTTACAAAAAGCACCAAAAATAGTTAATTCTGTAGGTTCTGTACCCTTATCAGAGGAAGCTTACAAAATTGACTATGTGCATTTACATAACGGTAAAGCCGGAACAGTATTTGCAGGTAAATCACAATTTGATTTAACCCTTGGGGAATTATTGCGTAAACAAAAGGAATTTTAA
- a CDS encoding ArsR/SmtB family transcription factor has protein sequence MITPTTTPPHLIIDGFHALSDPIRIKVIELLRQRELCVCDLCDALEISQSKLSFHLKNLKEANLVNSRQEGRWIYYSLNLPQFQLLEQYLADIHRHSVLSPRRSCCE, from the coding sequence ATGATCACCCCCACAACCACACCCCCACACTTAATAATTGACGGCTTTCACGCCCTTTCTGACCCCATTAGAATTAAAGTCATAGAATTACTGCGTCAGCGTGAACTCTGTGTCTGTGATCTATGCGATGCTTTAGAAATAAGTCAATCAAAACTATCCTTTCACCTGAAAAACCTTAAAGAAGCAAATCTCGTTAATTCCCGTCAAGAAGGACGCTGGATTTATTATAGTCTCAACTTACCCCAATTCCAGCTATTAGAACAGTATTTAGCCGATATTCACCGTCATTCTGTACTTTCTCCCCGTCGTTCTTGTTGTGAGTAA
- a CDS encoding Uma2 family endonuclease, with protein sequence MESTQAVINPTTPTNQDIHTPKFTLPDHTQLPDSDGNFVKNFQEHPQSIVLTSSIEPILQKIHPDGNYCIGQDSGIYWRLTDPPEKGAEAPDWFYVPNVPPKLNGDYRRSYVLWKEFVAPLIAIEFVSGNGEEERDKTPPSATEKAGKFWVYEQAIRIPFYAIFEARKALLEVYRLVDGSYQKIQPNERGHFPISPMGVELGLIEDDGVPWVRWWDDGGNLLLTGDERAIVEKQARLEAEEIAQQAKLAQQQAEEIAQQERQQKEKLAAYLRSLGVNPDDI encoded by the coding sequence ATGGAAAGCACTCAAGCAGTGATCAACCCCACTACTCCCACAAATCAAGATATTCATACACCTAAATTTACATTACCCGATCATACACAACTACCTGATTCAGACGGAAATTTCGTGAAAAATTTTCAGGAACATCCCCAAAGTATTGTTTTAACCAGTTCCATTGAACCAATTTTACAAAAAATACATCCTGATGGTAACTATTGTATTGGTCAGGATAGCGGTATTTATTGGCGGTTAACAGATCCACCAGAAAAAGGTGCAGAAGCGCCAGATTGGTTTTATGTCCCTAATGTACCACCAAAACTAAATGGAGATTATCGTCGGTCTTATGTGTTATGGAAGGAATTTGTAGCGCCATTAATTGCTATTGAGTTTGTGTCAGGAAATGGGGAAGAAGAAAGAGATAAAACCCCTCCCAGTGCAACGGAAAAAGCTGGGAAATTTTGGGTTTATGAACAAGCAATTCGTATTCCTTTTTACGCAATTTTTGAAGCGAGAAAAGCGTTACTAGAAGTTTATCGTTTAGTAGATGGCAGTTATCAAAAAATCCAACCTAATGAAAGAGGACATTTTCCAATTTCTCCTATGGGTGTGGAATTAGGTTTAATAGAAGATGACGGTGTACCTTGGGTACGTTGGTGGGATGATGGGGGGAATTTGTTGTTAACTGGTGATGAAAGAGCTATTGTTGAAAAACAAGCCCGTTTAGAAGCGGAAGAAATTGCCCAACAAGCAAAATTAGCACAACAACAAGCGGAAGAAATTGCCCAACAAGAACGACAACAAAAGGAGAAGTTAGCAGCGTATTTAAGGTCTTTGGGTGTTAATCCTGATGATATTTAA